The window CTGGCATCGTGGAAGGGCCGGGCGAAATCGTCGGTGTGACCGACACCGAGGGAGGCCGCCGCCTCCGCATCCGAACCGACCTCGCGTTCGACGACCTGCATCACGGCCAATCGATTGCCGTCTCCGGCGTCTGTCTGACCGTCGAGGAGTTCGGCGACGACTGGTTCGAAGTCTTTCTCGCCGCAGAGACCGTCGAGAAGACGTACCTCGGCGAGGTAGAAGAAGGCGACAAAGTCAACCTCGAGCGGGCACTCGCGGCGAGTGACCGCTTCGACGGTCACATCGTCCAGGGGCACGTCGACGGCACGACCACCGTCACCAACGTCGAACAGGTCGGTGACGACTGGTTCTTCGAGTTCGACCTCCCCGAGTCGCTGGCGAGGTACGTCGTTCAGAAAGGCTCGGTCTGTCTCGACGGTATCAGCCTCACCGTCGCAGACCGCCGCCACGACTCGTTCGCAGTGGCCATCATCCCGACGACGTACGACCTGACGACGCTCTCCGAGAAGGAACCCGGCGACCCGATTCACGTCGAAGTCGACGTGGTGGCGAAGTACGTCGAGTCGATGCTTGACGGATACGTGGACGGATTACGAGCGGAGTAGAACAGACACGACACGCGCGACGCAATGGTCGGTCTTCGAACTCGACTGCGTCTCGGGTTTTAGTCTTCGAACTCGGTCGGTTCCGAAGAGAACGACGAAGCAGGTGCGCTCGGTGCGTTGGCCGTGTGGTACGCGGTACTGTAGCGACGAATCTTCCCGATGAGGTAGAGGCCGAAGATGCCGTCGTAGATGAGGACGTAGACGAGGAACGATGGGAGCGACCCGAGACCCGTCAACGACGAGACGGTAGCCGCGCCGATGCCGACCGTCGAGTTGTACGTCGCGTGGACGAGTGACGCGAGGATGAGGCCCTTGATGACGATTGGGCCGGCGTTCTCCTTGTTGAACTTCGCCAGTCCGAGGTAGTACCCCGCGATGGCGGAGTAGATGACGTGGCCCGGACCCGCGAGTGCGCGGACCGCAGTAATCGTGCTGCCAGCGCCGATGATGCCGACGCCGCCAGCGGTTCCGAGGTCGAGCCCCGAGGTCATGAGATTCCGCGTGATGTAGAGCGCGTTCTCGATGGTGGCGAATCCGAGTCCCGCCATCGCGCCGTAGACGGCACCGTCGACGACGGCGTTGAAACTGCTGTGCGAGTACGCGTACAATCTGACCGCGAGCAACTTCACCGTCTCTTCGACGGGGCCGACCACGAGGTAGAAGAAGATAATCGACCCGAGGAACCCGATACTGAGCGACAGTTCGGAGGCAATCGTCTGGCCGACGTTGTTCATCAGTGAGTTGAGTACCGCAGCGAACGTGGCCGTGAGGACGCCGAGCAAGAACGTCACGACGAGCATCGACAGTGGTTCGTTGTCGGTGACGTCGGTGTAGTAGACGTACCCCGCGAGACCGAGTGCAGGCAGCGCAGACAGCAGCGTCAGTGCACCAATCTGTGGGTCGGTGATAGCCGTGAGACCGCCGATACCAACGAGGATGAGGAACGCGGCGGCGATGACCACAGCACGAGTCGAGGCGACCAGCAGTCGGTAGAGCGCGACGGATAATCCATCGACGGAGGTTCGTTCCTCCCACGTCGCGATGTCGTAGAGGTCGGTCTCTCCATCGGACGCCCGTTCGACTGGGTCTCGACTCTGGTCCATCACCTGACGTAAGGACTGCACGGTGGGTAATACCTTCGGCAACGGGAAGCACTGCGCCCGACCGAGTGAGGTTAAAACCCTCGCACCGAAGGGCGAATATGCACTTCGACCCACGCGAACAGGCGGCGCTTCGGGCAGTCGGTCTCGACACCGACGACCTCCGAGCGGCGTCCGAACACGTCCGGGAGTCAGTCGAAGCAGACGCCGACCACCTCGCGACGTTCTTCGGTGACGGTGGCACGTTCTACTCGGATATGGAGATGGCACACAGCGCGAGCGACGTACAAGAACACACCGTGGACCACGTCGACCTCTACACCCACGGCGCATCGCTACGTGGATATCTCAAGTTCGACTCGTGGGGCGTCCCAATCGAAGGTGGTCGTATCCTCTCCGACGACACGGTCGAACTCACACTCGGACCGACTGTCGACGGACGGGTCACGTTCGCCCGCGACCCCGACGACCTATGAACGTTCGCGTCCGCGGCATCTACACCACGGCAGTGACTCGGTTGTTCCTCGAAGCGGGGCACGACGTGGTACAGGCGTCCGGCCCTATCCGAGAGCGATTCGACGCCGAGTTCGACGCCGCCGACCACGACGTGGCCATCGAGACGACCCGCGACCGGCAGGGCGTCGGCGTGGCCGGGTCGCCCCGCGCAGTCGAACAGGCGACCGACCTCCTCTCCGACCTCGGTCTGGACACGTTCGACTGGGACGACCCCGCGCCGACCGGTGCAGTCTTCGACGCCCGCGTGACCGAGACGCTCGGTGGCGGCGCACTCTGTGACCTCGGCGAGACCGACGGCTATCTCTCCTATGGCGACATCGACGGTCGAGTCGAAGTCGGCGACGAGGTACGAGTACAGGTCGCCGAGTCGGCCCCGCCGTGGGCGGACCGCCGCCACGACCTGACGGGAGAGATTCGAGCCATCGCTGGTCTGGCCACGCTCGAACCGGATGCAGAGGGCGTCCGCGTGGATACGAGAGACGAGGCCGCAGCACGGGAACTCGCTGGCATGACCGACCTCCTCGGCGGCGACCCGCCGGAGGGGTGGGGCATCCGCTGGCACCGCGACGCCGTCGACGCCGACATGGGTGCACTGAACGACGCCCTCGACCGGGCGGCGACCATCGCCGCCGAACTCGACGCAGTCCTCGACGAACCGGTCGATGGACCCCGACAGGTCGCCGCACCGACGGAGACGACGTGGCTCTGGTTCGGGCGCGAGACGCGCTTCGAACTCGACGACCACCGCCGGGCCGTCGAGACGACGATGCCCGGCCACCACCGCACGAAGGCGGCGTCGCCGAAGGCGTCCGCAGGTGTAGACCTCGCGGAAGCACTCTGCTCGTCGGCCGAAGAAGGCGAATTCCCCTTCGACGTGGTAACCGCCCAGTTCGGTCCCCTCGAAGGCGACGACGTGGGTATCGGCCACGGAAAGCCCGACGGCCGACTCATCGAACTCGGGTCGGGCGAAGTGACCGAGCGAGACCCGGACGGAACCGTCGAGATTCGCCGCCAGATGAGCGGTGGCGGCACCTACGACGCCCTCGACGTGGACCGAGAATCGGGCGACGTCGCAGTCACAAAATTCCGCGAAGGCCGCTGGTGGTACCCGACGGTGTACCGAGACTCCGAAGGACAGGTCAAAGGCACCTACGTCAACATCTGCACGCCGGTCGAGTGCTTCCCCGACCAGATTCGGTACGTGGACCTGCACGTCGACGTGGTGAAACACGCCGACGGAACCGTCGAGCGCGTGGACGACGACGAGTTAGACGAGGCAGTCGGCGCGGGGAACATCTCCGAAGAACTCGCCGAGAAAGCGCGGTCGGTAGCGTCGAGTCTGGAGTCGGCGCTGTCGGGGTGAGAGATAGGGGACGCAAGCTACCCAACCGAACCGAGCGAAGCGAGGTTCGGCCTTTTTTCCTCCACCGTGAGACGCACTTCGTCTCACGAGCCTTCGTTCGCTACCGCTCACGAAGACAGGTTTTTACGGTTCGGGGGTCGCCTCCGGCGACTCACTCTCCGTAAAAAAAAGTGGGTCAGAAGTGCCCGGGGCCTTCGTCACCGAACTGCAATTCGCCGCCGCGGCCACCTTCGACGGTGCTGCTCCCGTGGTCACCAGAACTGGGGACTTTCACCTGTACGTCCTCTATCTCTGGGAACTCCATGATGAGGTCCGACTGGATGTTCTGGGCGGTGATGTTGCTGATACCGCACCCTGCACACGCACCCCCGAGTTCGACGACGACTTCCCCCGACTCGGCATCGGCCTTTCGCACGACACTGTTGCCGCCGTGCATCTGGATGATTGGCATCTGGCCGACCATCCACGTCTCGACGCGCTCTTTGAGACTCTCCGACTCGTCGCTCATACCTCGACGGTTCGGGGGCCACGGATTAGAATGGAACGGTTCTCCCCACGCATCGGCGGGCGAGAGAAAGGCTGTCGCGGTCGTTCGTGATAGATTCGGCTCGGGAGGGTGACGTCGCCTTCAGTCCCGACGGACGCGGCGACGGTACCACCACCCGGCGGCACCGAGCGCAGCAGCACCGACGCCGATACCGAATCCCGGAACGTCGGTTCGTGACGAACCGTCAGATACCGCTGTCTCGGCCACTGGACTGCTCGAATCGGTCGGCGTCGGCGTGTTGACGAGGGATTCGGTCGTCGTCTCCGGACCGAGTGTCGGTGCGTTCTGTTGTTCGCCGGCGTGGTCCGGGAACGTGTAAAGTGCGCCAGAAACGTCGTCGAATCCCCAACTCGACGCGACGAAGACGCCCTCGTCGGCGAACGGGTAGGCGAACTGCGCGGTCCAGAAGTTGGTCCGTTCTGGGTCGCGCCACCACGCGAGTTCGACCGGGTCCGTCGGGTCCGAGACGTCGTGCCGTTTGACGCCGCCGCGGTACCACGAGGTGTAGAGTCTGCCGTCGTGGAAGTCGAAGTTGTGCGCGGTAGTCCAGACGCCGCTGACCGTCGGGTCGGGACTGGTCGGCGGGTCGATGGTCGACAGATGGGTCGGGTTCGCCGGGTCCGAGATGTCCCACAGTTCGACACCACTCGGGCCACCGACGAGGTCCGTCGTCTCGTCGTCGCGTTCGACTTCGACACCCCACGACTCGATGCCGATGCCGAGGAGGTCACCGGACTCGTCAGTCGCCGCAGAGTGGTGGTTGCCGGGCGGTGTTCGCCCTGCGACAGACCGCTCTCGGCCGGAGAGTTCTGCGAGAGCATCTGGGTCGCCCGGTTCGATAGCACCGATGACTGAGGGCGATTCGGGGTCGGTGAAATCGACAATCCACGTCCCGCCGTCCCACATCGAGATGTAGGCGATGCTGTCGCGCACAAACACGTCGTGGACGGCCCGAAGCGACGAGCGAACGTCCGCCCACCGGTCGTCCACCGAGACGAGCGACCAGCGCCCGAGTTCTGTCCCAGACTCCACGTCGAGGACGACGAGTGGGTTCTCGTCGCCGTCGTTGGCGGTCAAATACGCGCGGCCATCGGCGGCGAAGCAGTTGTGTATCGGATAGGTTGTCTCGTGGAAGGTGAGTTCGGTCGGCGCAGCGGGGTCCGACACGTCCACGACGAGAACGCCCGCAGGAGAACCCGGAAGCGGATTCGCCGGGCCGACGGCGAGGAGTGTGTCGCCATCGAGTTTCACGTCGTAGATGTTTCGGAAGGGACCGTCTTCGTGGTCCGAGAGGAGGCCACGTCGTTCGGCGAGGATTTCTGGGCGGTCCGGTGACGAGATATCGACGGTCGCGTACCCACTCGTCGCGGCGACGAACGCCGTCTGTCCGTCAGGAGAGAGGACTGCCTCCTTCGCCCCTTCGATATCGACGCGACCGAGTGGTTCGAAGGGACCGGGATGCGCGACGGAGGTGCGAGATGTGCCGACGACACCGGCGAGTGCGGTGCCACCGACGACACGGAGGAACTGGCGACGGTCCACGTTCGTACTCGGTGGGGAGAGGTGAAAAGTCGGACGGCGTCGCTCACCAGCGAGTCGCGTGAGAACGAAAGTGACGCCGAATGGGGAATTCGGGTGGGTGGGTGGTGGGAGATTCCCCATCGGCGTCGACGGACGAAGTCCGTCTGCCCGCCGAAGAGACTTCGGCGGGGTCGGACGGTCGGTAATGGTGGTGGGGGGGTACCGACCAAGTTCCC is drawn from Haloferax litoreum and contains these coding sequences:
- a CDS encoding riboflavin synthase is translated as MFTGIVEGPGEIVGVTDTEGGRRLRIRTDLAFDDLHHGQSIAVSGVCLTVEEFGDDWFEVFLAAETVEKTYLGEVEEGDKVNLERALAASDRFDGHIVQGHVDGTTTVTNVEQVGDDWFFEFDLPESLARYVVQKGSVCLDGISLTVADRRHDSFAVAIIPTTYDLTTLSEKEPGDPIHVEVDVVAKYVESMLDGYVDGLRAE
- a CDS encoding PrsW family intramembrane metalloprotease, giving the protein MDQSRDPVERASDGETDLYDIATWEERTSVDGLSVALYRLLVASTRAVVIAAAFLILVGIGGLTAITDPQIGALTLLSALPALGLAGYVYYTDVTDNEPLSMLVVTFLLGVLTATFAAVLNSLMNNVGQTIASELSLSIGFLGSIIFFYLVVGPVEETVKLLAVRLYAYSHSSFNAVVDGAVYGAMAGLGFATIENALYITRNLMTSGLDLGTAGGVGIIGAGSTITAVRALAGPGHVIYSAIAGYYLGLAKFNKENAGPIVIKGLILASLVHATYNSTVGIGAATVSSLTGLGSLPSFLVYVLIYDGIFGLYLIGKIRRYSTAYHTANAPSAPASSFSSEPTEFED
- a CDS encoding DUF7532 family protein, with the protein product MHFDPREQAALRAVGLDTDDLRAASEHVRESVEADADHLATFFGDGGTFYSDMEMAHSASDVQEHTVDHVDLYTHGASLRGYLKFDSWGVPIEGGRILSDDTVELTLGPTVDGRVTFARDPDDL
- a CDS encoding DUF402 domain-containing protein gives rise to the protein MNVRVRGIYTTAVTRLFLEAGHDVVQASGPIRERFDAEFDAADHDVAIETTRDRQGVGVAGSPRAVEQATDLLSDLGLDTFDWDDPAPTGAVFDARVTETLGGGALCDLGETDGYLSYGDIDGRVEVGDEVRVQVAESAPPWADRRHDLTGEIRAIAGLATLEPDAEGVRVDTRDEAAARELAGMTDLLGGDPPEGWGIRWHRDAVDADMGALNDALDRAATIAAELDAVLDEPVDGPRQVAAPTETTWLWFGRETRFELDDHRRAVETTMPGHHRTKAASPKASAGVDLAEALCSSAEEGEFPFDVVTAQFGPLEGDDVGIGHGKPDGRLIELGSGEVTERDPDGTVEIRRQMSGGGTYDALDVDRESGDVAVTKFREGRWWYPTVYRDSEGQVKGTYVNICTPVECFPDQIRYVDLHVDVVKHADGTVERVDDDELDEAVGAGNISEELAEKARSVASSLESALSG
- a CDS encoding NifU family protein, whose protein sequence is MSDESESLKERVETWMVGQMPIIQMHGGNSVVRKADAESGEVVVELGGACAGCGISNITAQNIQSDLIMEFPEIEDVQVKVPSSGDHGSSTVEGGRGGELQFGDEGPGHF
- a CDS encoding LVIVD repeat-containing protein; the encoded protein is MDRRQFLRVVGGTALAGVVGTSRTSVAHPGPFEPLGRVDIEGAKEAVLSPDGQTAFVAATSGYATVDISSPDRPEILAERRGLLSDHEDGPFRNIYDVKLDGDTLLAVGPANPLPGSPAGVLVVDVSDPAAPTELTFHETTYPIHNCFAADGRAYLTANDGDENPLVVLDVESGTELGRWSLVSVDDRWADVRSSLRAVHDVFVRDSIAYISMWDGGTWIVDFTDPESPSVIGAIEPGDPDALAELSGRERSVAGRTPPGNHHSAATDESGDLLGIGIESWGVEVERDDETTDLVGGPSGVELWDISDPANPTHLSTIDPPTSPDPTVSGVWTTAHNFDFHDGRLYTSWYRGGVKRHDVSDPTDPVELAWWRDPERTNFWTAQFAYPFADEGVFVASSWGFDDVSGALYTFPDHAGEQQNAPTLGPETTTESLVNTPTPTDSSSPVAETAVSDGSSRTDVPGFGIGVGAAALGAAGWWYRRRVRRD